The Solanum lycopersicum chromosome 9, SLM_r2.1 genome window below encodes:
- the LOC101257890 gene encoding E3 ubiquitin-protein ligase UPL4: MGNRGQKRTENVDELPADKRPCSSTNDRPSTSNSVIPTTMSSIHESHHGDIDTSSSSSSTSGSSEGEKDSAYGSYESDNTYRDYYRQQLMGNQSKFNGVLESLRKESEESALLAALTELCDLLSFSPDSSMSNVMADLFSPVLVRLARYESNSEIMLLAIRAMTYLCEVHPRSSASLANHDAVPALCQRLMAIEFLDVAEQCLQALEKISREQPIVCLQSGAIMAILRYIDFFSTSEQRKALLTVVNICKKLPSGCPPPLMEAVPVLCDLLLYEDRQLVESVATCLIRIVEQASHSSEMLDQLCNHRLVQQVTHLIELNGRTTVSQSVYVGLIGLLVKLAAGSIVAVKTLFERNISHILKDILSTHDFSHGVPSTLIVDGHYNQVDEVLKLLNQLLPPISREQNIKLAADKEDFLVNNPDLLEEFGFHLLPVLIQVVNSGMSLNALFGCLSVINKLVYFSKSDRLEFLQNTNISSFLAGVFTRRDPHVLILALQIVDKLLEKLSHIFLDSFVKEGVLFAVDALLSLQKCSQSLFSTNGVQASDETSQGSAPPTAVNCLCFASDALKSPTGPESRTCKIEKETVQSLARHIKTNYFATDSMNSRLGITDVLQKLKTLSSQLTDLVHKFSSSIAPPQEKEDFYPVLHQIMLELNGNNAISTFEFIESGVVKSLVNYLSNGQYLGKKVDGDVSVNQLYIIEKRFELFGRLLLDNSGPLVENSTFLALIRRLHSALCSVENFPVILSHASKLRNSYATIPYEHCTPYPCLKVQFVKGEGESSLVDYPESVVSVDPFSLLETIEGYLWPKVSKKKSEKLNPPTLDLEEESPSRASQDVSTSQGKNPGPMESDTTSTDSHETQVVKNNLQLFAEVETVDVEQTKSVPMDISDVNAELLKKGRLNSSEDDSSTSLECTGCCDDENVAPKLIFYLEGQKLNHNLTLYQTLLLRQIKAENDITTNSSVWSQVHRVTYRRFVRHKPGCPQSCKHAVHSTSSEKSTAWWQFTPSFSSMFGSEMVDLEKSSPTYDILFLLRSLEGLNRFSIHLGSRTKLYAFAEGKTTNFGDLKVTNSDLPQNEFASTKLTEKIELQMRSPFSVSIGGLPPWCEQLVNTCPFLFGFEARCKYFRLAAFGRQPIQPESSSHNTATGVSGRHQNSSVLRRKKFLVHRSRILDSARQMMDLHANQKVVIEVEYNDEVGTGLGPTLEFFTFVSHEFQKIGLGMWRGDYLAHASMSVEEESGIIFSPFGLFPRPWSPSPHSLNGLEFSEVLKKFVLLGQIVAKSLQDGRVLDLRLSRAFYKLLLGKELTVYDIQSFDPELGGVLLEFQALVERKRHLESHPEGKSSLDLELNFRNTKIGDLCLDYTLPGYPDYVLSSASDAKTVDSSNLEEYVLLVVDATLNSGILRQIGAFKSGFDQVFPIRHLQVFTEDELERLLCGECGFWNSNELLDHIKFDHGYTANSPPVLNLLEIMKEFDSKQQRAFLQFVTGAPRLPPGGLASLSPKLTIVRKSCSVWVDADLPSVMTCANYLKLPPYSSKEKMKEKLLYAITEGQGSFHLS, translated from the exons ATGGGAAACCGGGGGCAGAAAAGGACTGAAAATGTTGATGAACTGCCTGCCGATAAGCGACCCTGTAGCTCAACCAATGACAGGCCTAGTACTTCCAACTCAGTGATTCCTACTACAATGAGTTCCATACACGAAAGTCACCATGGTGATATAGAcacatcttcatcatcatcatccactTCAGGGTCAAGTGAAGGTGAAAAGGACTCTGCTTATGGATCTTATGAATCTGATAATACTTATAGGGACTATTACAGGCAGCAATTGATGGGCAATCAGAGCAAATTCAATGGAGTTTTGGAAAGTTTGAGAAAAGAATCTGAAGAATCAGCACTGTTGGCTGCTCTTACGGAACTATGTGATTTGTTATCGTTTTCTCCTGATAGTTCGATGTCGAACGTAATGGCAGATTTATTTTCTCCCGTTCTTGTTAGATTGGCTAGATATGAGAGCAATTCTGAAATAATGCTATTAGCAATCAGGGCAATGACTTATTTATGTGAAGTTCATCCCCGTTCTTCGGCCTCCCTTGCCAATCATGACGCAGTTCCTGCCCTTTGCCAAAGACTAATGGCCattgagtttttggatgtggcTGAACAG TGTTTGCAAGCACTAGAGAAAATCTCGCGGGAGCAACCTATAGTGTGTTTGCAGTCTGGGGCTATAATGGCCATTTTACGTTACATTGATTTCTTTTCGACAAGTGAGCAG AGGAAGGCACTGTTGACAGTcgtaaatatttgtaaaaagcTTCCCTCCGGATGTCCTCCACCTTTAATGGAGGCGGTTCCCGTTTTGTGCGATCTTCTTCTATATGAGGATAGACAG CTTGTTGAGAGCGTAGCAACTTGTTTGATTAGAATAGTCGAGCAGGCATCCCATTCTTCAGAGATGCTGGACCAACTGTGTAATCACAGGCTAGTTCAGCAAGTCACACATCTCATAGAGTTGAATGGAAGAACAACAGTTAGCCAATCAGTTTATGTT GGTTTAATTGGGTTACTTGTCAAACTGGCTGCTGGCTCTATTGTTGCTGTCAAGACTCTCTTTGAACGTAACATCAGCCACATATTAAAGGACATTTTATCCACTCATGACTTCTCACATGGGGTGCCTTCTACTCTGATTGTTGATGGGCATTATAATCAG GTAGATGAAGTTCTCAAGTTGTTAAATCAACTTCTTCCTCCCATATCCAGAGAGCAGAATATCAAACTAGCAGCAGACAAGGAAGATTTCCTCGTCAACAATCCGGATCTTCTGGAGGAATttggatttcatttacttcctGTGCTGATCCAG GTGGTCAATTCTGGCATGAGTTTAAATGCATTGTTTGGCTGTCTCTCTGTCATCAATAAGTTGGTTTATTTCAGCAAATCTGACAGGCTTGAATTTCTTCAAAATACTAACATTTCAAG CTTCTTAGCAGGAGTTTTTACTCGCAGAGATCCTCATGTTCTGATATTAGCCCTTCAAATTGTTGATAAGCTATTAGAGAAGCTCTCTCATATTTTCTTGGACTCATTTGTTAAGGAAGGTGTTCTTTTTGCTGTTGATGCACTTCTTTCCCTGCAAAAATGTTCGCAGTCTCTGTTTTCGACCAATGGTGTTCAAGCATCAGATGAAACCAGCCAAGGATCAGCACCACCTACTGCAGTAAATTGTCTTTGTTTTGCTTCTGATGCTCTTAAGTCTCCAACAGGACCAGAATCAAGGACTTGCAAGATAGAGAAAGAGACTGTCCAAAGTCTTGCTAGGCATATAAAGACCAATTACTTTGCAACAGACTCAATGAACTCCAGATTAGGAATAACCGATGTtcttcagaagctcaagactctttCGTCTCAGTTAACTGATCTGGTTCACAAATTTAGTAGCAGCATTGCTCCTCCTCAAGAGAAAGAAGACTTTTACCCTGTTTTGCATCAAATTATGTTAGAGTTAAATGGAAATAATGCCATTTCTACGTTCGAGTTCATTGAGAGTGGAGTTGTGAAGTCTCTAGTAAATTACCTCTCCAATGGCCAATACTTGGGAAAAAAGGTAGATGGTGATGTCTCAGTAAATCAGCTGTATATTATAGAAAAGAGATTTGAGCTGTTTGGTAGATTACTTTTGGATAACTCTGGCCCGCTTGTGGAGAACTCCACTTTTCTAGCTTTGATAAGGAGATTGCATAGTGCACTTTGCTCTGTTGAGAACTTCCCAGTCATCTTGAGTCATGCATCTAAGCTACGAAACTCATATGCTACAATCCCATATGAGCATTGTACGCCATATCCTTGTCTGAAGGTCCAGTTTGTGAAGGGAGAGGGGGAGTCATCACTTGTTGATTATCCGGAGAGTGTTGTGAGCGTAGATCCCTTTTCACTGTTGGAAACAATTGAGGGATACCTGTGGCCAAAAGTGAgtaaaaagaaaagtgaaaagtTGAATCCACCCACTCTGGATTTGGAGGAAGAGTCACCATCTCGTGCATCACAAGATGTAAGCACGTCTCAAGGTAAAAATCCAGGACCCATGGAATCGGACACCACTTCAACAGATTCTCATGAAACAcag GTTGTGAAGAATAACTTGCAATTATTTGCTGAAGTGGAAACTGTGGATGTAGAACAAACAAAGAGTGTCCCAATGGATATTTCAGATGTTAATGCA GAGTTATTGAAGAAAGGAAGACTGAATTCATCTGAAGATGATAGTAGTACAAGTTTGGAATGTACTGGATGTTGTGATGATGAAAATGTTGCACCTAAATTGATATTCTACCTGGAGGGACAGAAGTTGAACCACAACTTGACCCTATATCAAACTCTACTCCTGCGGCAGATTAAAGCAGAGAATGACATCACTACTAATTCAAGCGTGTGGAGTCAAGTACACAGGGTGACCTACAGAAGATTTGTGAGACATAAACCAGGATGTCCTCAGAGTTGCAAACATGCTGTACATTCTACGTCATCTGAGAAATCTACAGCATGGTGGCAGTTCACCCCATCTTTCTCTAGCATGTTCGGTTCTGAAATGGTTGATCTTGAGAAATCAAGTCCAACTTATGATATCTTATTTCTTCTTAGAAGCTTGGAAGGTTTGAACAGGTTCAGTATTCATCTTGGGTCTCGAACAAAACTATATGCTTTTGCTGAAGGAAAGACTACCAATTTTGGTGATCTTAAGGTTACAAATTCTGATCTCCCTCAGAATGAATTTGCAAGCACTAAATTGACAGAAAAAATAGAACTGCAAATGAGGAGTCCCTTTTCTGTTTCCATAGGTGGTTTGCCACCTTGGTGTGAACAATTGGTTAATACATGCCCCTTTTTGTTTGGTTTCGAAGCAAGATGCAAGTATTTCCGCCTTGCTGCATTTGGTCGACAGCCAATTCAGCCTGAATCATCGTCTCATAATACAGCTACAGGTGTGAGTGGTAGGCACCAAAACAGTAGTGTTTTACGCCGGAAAAAATTCTTAGTTCATCGAAGTAGAATTTTGGATTCTGCTAGGCAGATGATGGACCTCCATGCCAATCAGAAGGTTGTCATTGAGGTGGAATATAATGATGAGGTTGGTACTGGTCTTGGTCCGACGCTAGAATTTTTCACCTTTGTCAGTCATGAGTTCCAGAAGATTGGGCTAGGGATGTGGAGAGGTGATTACTTGGCTCATGCCAGCATGAGTGTAGAGGAGGAATCTGGAATTATTTTCTCTCCTTTTGGTCTGTTCCCCCGCCCATGGTCACCTTCACCCCATTCATTAAATGGCCTAGAGTTCTCTGAAGTGCTGAAAAAGTTTGTGCTTCTGGGCCAGATAGTTGCAAAGTCTCTTCAAGATGGCAGGGTTCTAGATCTTCGGTTATCCAGAGCATTTTACAAGCTTCTTCTTGGGAAG GAACTCACTGTGTATGACATCCAGTCATTTGACCCTGAACTTGGTGGAGTTCTCCTAGAATTTCAGGCTCTTGTTGAAAGAAAAAGACATCTGGAATCACATCCTGAGGGAAAATCATCGTTAGACCTAGAACTTAATTTCCGGAATACAAAAATTGGTGATCTTTGTCTTGACTATACTCTTCCTGGCTATCCAGATTATGTCCTTAGTTCTGCATCTGATGCAAAAACG GTTGACTCCTCTAACTTAGAGGAATATGTTTTACTTGTTGTGGATGCTACTCTGAATTCTGGAATTTTAAGACAAATTGGAGCATTCAAGTCGGGCTTTGATCAG GTTTTCCCCATCAGACATCTTCAGGTTTTCACTGAAGATGAATTAGAGAGACTATTGTGCGGAGAGTGTGGATTCTGGAAC TCCAATGAGCTTCTGGATCACATCAAGTTTGACCATGGGTACACTGCCAACAGTCCTCCAGTTTTAAAT TTACTTGAAATTATGAAGGAATTTGACAGCAAGCAACAGAGAGCATTCCTGCAGTTTGTCACTGGTGCACCTAGACTGCCTCCAGGGGGTCTGGCATCTCTTAGCCCAAAGTTAACAATCGTTCGGAAG AGTTGCAGTGTTTGGGTCGACGCTGACCTACCTAGTGTGATGACATGTGCAAATTATCTCAAGCTACCACCATACTCTTCAAAA GAGAAAATGAAGGAAAAGCTGTTATATGCCATAACGGAAGGACAAGGCTCATTCCATCTTTCATAG
- the LOC104649090 gene encoding pentatricopeptide repeat-containing protein At3g09650, chloroplastic, with amino-acid sequence MTTLLPPTPPSPPSSTSPFPFTQNLIFNSSSSSTLTCKATNSSFQPHPTSNSSNPTSLITSKNPFSASPDNTLLTLLQQRKTDEAWLHYTKNLDQQLPNPTCLSRLVSQLSYQNSTISLRRAQSIIQRLRHERQLHRLDANSLGLLASAAAKGGHVLYAASIIKSMLKSGYLPHVKAWSSVVSRLASSGDDGPIESLGLFCAVTKRIRRLSNLDLVKHSRPDTAAYNAVLNACANLGDKNRFLELFNEMSEFDCEPDVLTYNVMIKLCARGDRKDLLVFVLERILEKGIPLCMSTFQSLVAAYVGFGDLVTAEKVVQAMREGRRDLCKMLREGNVEEVCLNDGDVFEKLLPNSVNWRDNEPSELSRVFEPNSRMYTTLMKGYMNAGRVTDMVRMLEAMRHLGDSESHPDHVTYTTVISAFVKQGLMDRAREVLAEMVRIGVPANRVTYNVLIKGYCQQLHIDRAEELIKEMIDTGIEPDVVSYNTIIDGCILVDDSAGALSYFNDMRARGIAPTKVSYTTLMKAFASSGQAKLANKVFDEMLKDPRVKVDLVAWNMLVDAYSKLGKVEEAKSVIERMKENGFYPNVATYGSLANGIALARKPGEALLLWNEIKQRCGMGNGEESTPSSGLLPPLEPDEGLLDTLADICVRAAFFRKALEIVACMEQHGIPPNKTKFTRIYVEMHSRMFTSKHASRARQDRRKERKRAAEAFKFWLGLPNSYYGSEWRLDSVIDDEYKSE; translated from the coding sequence ATGACAACTCTACTACCCCCCACCCCCCCTTCACCCCCTTCCTCAACTTCACCATTCCCCTTCACCCAAAATCTCATCTTTaactcctcttcttcttcaacccTCACTTGTAAAGCTACCAATAGCTCATTTCAACCTCACCCCACTTCCAATTCCTCCAACCCCACTTCCTTAATCACTTCCAAGAACCCATTTTCAGCTTCCCCTGACAATACCCTTTTGACCCTTTTGCAGCAGAGAAAGACTGATGAAGCTTGGTTGCACTACACCAAGAATCTTGATCAACAACTCCCAAACCCCACTTGTCTTAGTCGTTTAGTTTCTCAATTATCTTACCAAAACTCCACTATCAGCCTCCGTCGTGCTCAGTCAATCATCCAACGCCTCCGCCATGAACGGCAGCTTCACCGCCTCGACGCGAATTCACTTGGACTTCTTGCTAGTGCTGCAGCTAAAGGTGGACATGTTCTTTATGCTGCTTCTATTATTAAGTCAATGTTGAAATCTGGTTATTTACCTCATGTTAAAGCTTGGAGTTCTGTTGTTAGTCGTCTTGCGTCCTCTGGTGATGATGGTCCAATTGAAAGTTTGGGTCTTTTTTGTGCTGTTACTAAAAGGATTCGTAGGTTGTCTAATCTTGATTTGGTTAAGCATTCGCGGCCTGATACAGCCGCGTATAATGCTGTGTTGAATGCTTGTGCTAATCTTGGTGATAAGAATAGGTTCTTGGAGTTGTTTAATGAAATGAGTGAGTTTGATTGTGAGCCTGACGTTTTGACTTATAATGTGATGATTAAGCTTTGTGCAAGAGGTGATAGGAAGGATTTGCTTGTTTTTGTATTGGAAAGGATACTCGAGAAGGGAATTCCGTTGTGTATGTCAACATTTCAGTCTCTTGTTGCTGCTTATGTTGGTTTTGGTGATTTGGTTACTGCGGAAAAAGTTGTTCAGGCTATGAGGGAAGGGAGGAGGGATTTGTGTAAGATGCTTAGAGAGGGTAATGTGGAAGAGGTGTGTTTGAATGATGGTGATGTGTTTGAGAAGTTGCTTCCGAATTCTGTTAATTGGAGAGATAATGAGCCATCGGAGTTGTCTAGAGTGTTTGAACCGAATTCTAGGATGTATACGACTTTAATGAAAGGTTATATGAATGCTGGTCGTGTTACAGATATGGTGAGGATGTTAGAGGCAATGAGACATCTAGGAGATAGTGAGAGCCATCCAGACCATGTCACTTACACGACAGTTATTTCTGCGTTTGTGAAGCAAGGTTTAATGGATAGGGCACGAGAGGTGCTGGCCGAGATGGTCAGGATTGGTGTCCCTGCTAATAGAGTAACTTACAATGTTTTGATCAAAGGATATTGTCAACAGCTGCATATTGACAGGGCAGAAGAGCTGATTAAAGAGATGATTGATACTGGAATAGAGCCTGATGTGGTTTCTTATAACACAATCATTGATGGATGTATATTGGTAGATGACAGTGCAGGAGCTCTTTCCTACTTCAACGATATGAGAGCGAGAGGTATTGCTCCAACCAAAGTAAGTTACACCACTTTGATGAAAGCTTTTGCCTCGTCTGGTCAGGCTAAGCTAGCTAACAAGGTGTTTGACGAGATGCTTAAAGACCCTCGAGTGAAGGTTGATTTGGTTGCTTGGAATATGCTGGTAGATGCATACTCTAAGCTAGGAAAGGTTGAGGAAGCAAAGAGTGTGATCGAGAGGATGAAAGAAAACGGATTCTACCCAAACGTAGCCACTTATGGCAGTCTTGCAAATGGAATAGCTTTGGCTAGGAAGCCGGGAGAAGCACTCTTGCTTTGGAATGAGATAAAACAGAGGTGTGGAATGGGAAACGGAGAGGAGTCTACTCCGTCTTCAGGCCTCCTCCCGCCATTGGAACCTGATGAAGGACTGTTGGATACATTAGCAGACATATGTGTCCGAGCAGCTTTCTTTAGGAAAGCGTTGGAGATCGTTGCTTGCATGGAGCAACACGGGATACCACCAAATAAGACCAAGTTTACTAGGATCTACGTCGAGATGCATTCAAGGATGTTTACTAGTAAACACGCGTCAAGAGCTAGACAGGACAGGAGAAAGGAACGAAAACGAGCAGCTGAAGCATTCAAGTTCTGGTTGGGATTGCCCAACTCCTATTATGGAAGTGAATGGCGCCTTGATTCAGTAATTGACGATGAATACAAATC